TTCATGCGCGCGGCCAGCCGGGAGGACGTTGCCCGCATCGCGTCGGAATACCTTCTTGCGGCGGTGAATCACTGATGAGTTTTTAACGACAGAGACACAGAGAAGAAAATTATTTCACTGTGCCGTCTGGGATGCTCTGCGCTTCGCCGGCAATAAACCAAGGCGCTATTGTTGAAAGATTAAGTATTCCCCCTCATCTCTGTGCCTCTGTGCCTCCGTGCCTCTGTGGTTTAAATTTCCGCATTCTTCGCTTCCATTATGAGATACCGATTTTTCGGTAGTGTCTCAGTTTGCTCTTTGATGTCATGCTGAGCAACGCGAAGCATCTCCATATTTTTGTTATTTCAAAGGGTACTAAAAGGAGATTCTTCGGCTTCGCCTCCAGAATGACAAACTGAGACACTACTGATTTTTCGCCTCCATTACGGCCAATCTTTGCTATCCTATCTAATCGAAAGATCAACGCTCCGGCGAAAGGTGAATGATGAACAGGCATATTTTCAGGGAATACGACATCCGGGGGATCATAGACCGCGATTTGACCCCGGAAGCGGTCACCGGCATCGGCAAGGCCTTCGGGACCACTGTGAAAAGGAACGGCGGCAAGACCGTTTCTGTCGGATACGACGCGCGCCATTCGTCGCCGGGGCTCCATAAACACCTGACGGACGGGATACTTTCCACCGGGGTGGACGTGGTGAGCATCGGACTTGTGCCCACTCCCCTGCTCTACTACTCGTTGTACCATCTGCATACGGACGGCGGGGTGATGATCACAGGATCCCACAATCCGCCGGAGTTCAACGGATTCAAGCTCAACCTTGGCAAGGGCTCCATATACGGCGCCGGGATCCAGGCGTTGGCGGACCTGATCGAAAAGAGCGATTTTGAGACCGGCTCAGGCTCCATCAAGACGGTGGACGTGATCGCCGAATATATGATGATGGTGAAGGACAAAATCAAGCTGGACCGCAAGGTCCGGATCGTTGTGGACGCAGGCAACGGGTGCGGCGGCATTTTCGCGCCCAAACTGATGCGCGACCTGGGCTGCGAGGTGACCGAGCTTTTCTGCGACGTGGACGGCACATTCCCCAACCACCATCCGGACCCGACGGTGCCGAAAAACCTGAAGCATCTAATTGACAAGGTGCGCGAAACGGGGGCGGAGGCGGGCATCGCCTATGACGGCGACGCGGACAGGATCGGCGTGGTGGACGAAAACGGCGGCATACTTTTCGGCGACCAGCTTATGATGATTTTCGCGCGCGACATCCTCAAGCGCAAGCCGGGCGCGGCGGTGGTGTATGACGTGAAATGCTCGCAGAACCTCACCGACGACATCGCAAAGCACGGCGGCAGGCCGGTGATTAACGCCACGGGGCACTCGCTTATCAAGGCGCGGCTGGCGGCGGAGAAAGCGGAGCTTGCCGGCGAGATGAGCGCCCACATATTCTTCAAGGAGGATTATTACGGGTTTGACGACGCCATATTCGCCACGGCGCGGTTCGCCCGGATCATGTCGCAGACGCCGATGAAGGTGTCGGAATTCCTGGCGGACACGCCGAAGGTGCACAACACCCCGGAAATCAGGGTGGACTGCCCGGACGACGTGAAATTCGGCCTGATAAAGGAGATCACCGCCCATTTCAAGAAGACCCGCGAGGTGGTGGACATAGACGGGGCCAGGGTCAATTTCGGCGACGGGTGGGGGCTTGTCCGCGCGTCGAACACCCAGCCTGTGCTGGTGCTCAGGTTCGAGGCGCACAGCGTTGCGCGGCTTGAAGAGATAAAGAAGGTGTTCCATGAAAAACTTGTGACGTACCCGGCGATGCGAGGGACGCCGATGTTTTAGGGGCCTGACGGATGTTAAAGCCCCGTCCCGAATCGGAGATATTCTTCAAGCGCGTCAGGAGCAAGTCGCTTGTGTTCACGATCGTCATGGCGCTCGGATGCGCCGTGATAACGATGCGGTTGTGGCATTTGCAGGTGATCCAGTACGCCACACTGGCAAGCAAGGCGGAGAACAACCGGATCAGGGAGCTTTCCATAGACGGCCTGCGCGGCAAGATACTCGACCGCAACGGCGTGACCCTGGTGGACAACCGCCCATCGTTCCAGCTTTCCCTTATTCCGGAGGACATAGACGATCCCAGGCAGGCGCTTGACTACTTGAGCTCGAAAATAGAAATTGACCAGCAGGCGGCGATCAAGGAGATAGAGTCAGTCAAGCCTTTCCAGCCAGTGGCCCTCAAAAGGGACTTAAGCCGCGAAGATGTGGCCTTCGTGGAGGAGCGCCGGATAAACCTTCCCGGTGTGTTCCTTGAAATCAAGCCGATACGCAACTATCTTTTCGGAGAACTTGGAGCGCACGCCCTCGGCTACCTTGGCGCAATCTCCGAAAGCCAGCTTTTAAGCCGTGAATTCGCCAAATTCTCCCGCAACGATTTCATAGGCCAGGCGGGAGTGGAAAAGCTTTATGAGAACGGGCTTCGCGGCTCCAAGGGGATGAAAAGGCTGGAGGTGGACGCGGCGGGGCGCGAGATGAACCATCTGGAGGACATAAGCCCGAAAAGCGGCTCTAACCTTTACCTGACCCTGGACTACGACGCGCAACTGGCCGCGGAGAAATCTTTCGAGGGGCATATGGGGGCCGCGGTGGCCCTGGATCCGTCCACCGGGGA
This sequence is a window from Nitrospinota bacterium. Protein-coding genes within it:
- a CDS encoding phosphomannomutase/phosphoglucomutase, translating into MNRHIFREYDIRGIIDRDLTPEAVTGIGKAFGTTVKRNGGKTVSVGYDARHSSPGLHKHLTDGILSTGVDVVSIGLVPTPLLYYSLYHLHTDGGVMITGSHNPPEFNGFKLNLGKGSIYGAGIQALADLIEKSDFETGSGSIKTVDVIAEYMMMVKDKIKLDRKVRIVVDAGNGCGGIFAPKLMRDLGCEVTELFCDVDGTFPNHHPDPTVPKNLKHLIDKVRETGAEAGIAYDGDADRIGVVDENGGILFGDQLMMIFARDILKRKPGAAVVYDVKCSQNLTDDIAKHGGRPVINATGHSLIKARLAAEKAELAGEMSAHIFFKEDYYGFDDAIFATARFARIMSQTPMKVSEFLADTPKVHNTPEIRVDCPDDVKFGLIKEITAHFKKTREVVDIDGARVNFGDGWGLVRASNTQPVLVLRFEAHSVARLEEIKKVFHEKLVTYPAMRGTPMF